A single window of Mangifera indica cultivar Alphonso chromosome 18, CATAS_Mindica_2.1, whole genome shotgun sequence DNA harbors:
- the LOC123201765 gene encoding putative disease resistance RPP13-like protein 3 has translation MDAVVFSQRLRKLLAGDEGILPDEVKELLRRIQTDFEVMISFIRERQHNLIGNFCRTYESNPQIWKIKKQLIDYSHELDSAIDIILLDIMQHKSQRNSRVFSDAHDGIKITSNRMNSGEQELPTSPMCADEIEESFPLTWGLEGREDESFPDVDEIMKREKGSHRADQSIISLSFQLNDSSSSSSYTVKKGKMELFHEFERGHIYGIELMRCLMHEGEEIVSKLPQVNYSSPSSERGVKVQRRKRKLINNKPRLVGREEETKYLLDHLIEGDPSLSPILIRGTGGCGKTVLAAEVYNSSYVKNYFDCRAWIVVSYNSNIHKILDDMLKSVIPSSLLSDVMDKDFELKRNALRDFLTNKRYLIVLDDVPDPGSWKDFNQALPDDHNRSRVLITTTVYDYRTYWNACLEIKGPSEEDSQEILLDRVCIKEGRQLELDPVIKSLTKFYQGRPSAILCISGLLSDMDIEDLFPKLSLHCDEAENLDVPIFYWILSYSYLNLPLNLRPCFLYFAVFPEGFGIYTWHLYQLWISEGFIHDNSEATAEEYLKHLVDAGFVQVNKRTSGGRIKTCNINGYIRDLLISMARMEKFIQVHVKVENKPPTIIYRRLSIHLGDSRFVPPEYSAPYLSSLLCLGLKSDNLAEIDCIYLSENFKLLRVLDLGNLVLQQYPTGIQTLFLLSYATIF, from the exons ATGGACGCTGTAGTATTTTCACAGAGGCTACGAAAGCTACTAGCAGGAGATGAAGGTATTTTGCCGGATGAAGTTAAGGAACTGCTTCGGAGGATTCAGACTGATTTTGAAGTTATGATATCTTTCATAAGGGAACGTCAACACAACCTTATTGGTAATTTCTGTCGTACGTATGAATCAAATCCACAAATCTGGAAAATCAAAAAGCAACTGATCGACTATTCTCATGAATTAGATTCGGCCATCGACATAATCTTGCTCGACATCATGCAACACAAAAGCCAACGCAATTCCAGGGTGTTTTCTGATGCTCATGATGGCATCAAAATAACTTCAAACAGAATGAATTCAGGTGAACAGGAATTGCCCACGTCGCCGATGTGTGCAGATGAAATCGAAGAATCTTTTCCTTTAACCTGGGGACTGGAGGGCAGGGAGGATGAGTCTTTTCCAGATGTGGATGAGATTATGAAGAGGGAGAAGGGTTCTCATCGTGCAGATCAAAGTATCATATCACTTTCTTTTCAATTAAacgattcttcttcttcctcgtCATATACAGTAAAGAAGGGGAAGATGGAGCTTTTTCATGAGTTCGAAAGAGGTCACATCTATGGAATTGAATTAATGAGGTGTCTCATGCACGAAGGTGAAGAGATTGTATCAAAGCTACCTCAAGTCAACTATTCTTCTCCTTCATCAGAGAGAGGAGTGAAGGTGCAGAGGAGGAAAAGGAAGCTCATCAACAACAAACCCCGATTGGTGGGTCGCGAAGAAGAGACAAAGTATTTGTTAGATCATTTGATTGAGGGGGACCCTTCACTTTCCCCAATTTTAATCCGGGGAACAGGTGGTTGCGGGAAGACTGTACTCGCTGCTGAAGTTTACAACAGTAGTTACGTTAAGAACTATTTTGATTGCCGAGCTTGGATTGTGGTGTCTTATAACTCCAATATCCACAAGATATTGGACGACATGTTGAAGTCTGTGATCCCTTCTTCCTTATTGAGTGATGTTATGGATAAAGATTTTGAGTTGAAGAGAAATGCTCTTCGTGATTTCCTAACAAACAAAAGATACTTGATTGTGCTGGACGATGTTCCAGATCCTGGATCTTGGAAAGATTTCAACCAGGCCCTTCCTGATGATCATAACAGAAGTAGAGTACTAATAACAACAACAGTATATGATTATCGTACTTATTGGAACGCCTGTCTTGAAATTAAGGGACCATCAGAAGAGGACAGCCAGGAGATATTACTTGATAGGGTTTGTATCAAAGAGGGCAGACAGCTTGAGTTAGACCCTGTCATAAAATCAttgacaaaattttatcaagGGAGGCCTTCAGCCATCTTATGCATTTCAGGTTTGCTGTCAGATATGGACATTGAAGATCTTTTCCCAAAGCTGTCTCTTCACTGTGATGAAGCAGAAAATTTAGACGTGCCAATTTTCTATTGGATTCTATCTTACTCTTACCTGAATCTACCTTTGAACTTGAGACcctgttttctttattttgctgTCTTCCCTGAAGGCTTTGGGATATACACATGGCACTTGTATCAGCTTTGGATTTCTGAGGGTTTCATTCATGATAACAGTGAGGCAACAGCTGAGGAGTACTTGAAACACCTAGTAGATGCGGGATTTGTTCAAGTAAATAAGAGAACATCTGGAGGTAGaattaaaacatgcaacattAATGGTTATATCCGGGATCTTTTAATTAGCATGGCACGGATGGAAAAGTTTATCCAGGTTCAtgttaaagttgaaaataaGCCGCCAACCATAATATACAGACGGCTCTCTATTCATTTGGGTGACAGCAGATTTGTTCCGCCAGAGTACTCTGCCCCATATCTCTCTTCTCTGTTGTGTCTTGGCttgaaaagtgacaatctgGCCGAGATAGATTGCATTTACCTTTCTGAAAACTTCAAACTCCTCAGGGTATTAGATTTGGGAAATCTAGTTCTTCAACAATATCCCACTGGAATACAAACTTTATTTCTTCTGAG TTATGCAACAATCTTCTGA
- the LOC123201285 gene encoding probable disease resistance protein RF9, whose protein sequence is MPNSSIDDTADDIWKMHKLRHLNFKVIQLPAHPGKYCNSLENLNFISTLHPSSCTQDILSRLPNLQSVRIYGNLSSYQSTLSKSLCEPLSLESLKLVNESEISKLSSIKLSEYQFPPQLTQLSLSNTELKDDPMPLLEKLQHLKILKLKHNSYTGRKLTCGTGGFPKLEVLHLKSMLWLEEWTLDTEAMPNLECLVINPCAHLRKLPEELWHIKTFNKLEFWWPRLELKQRLKDFEDLERYNIQIYPYGV, encoded by the coding sequence ATGCCAAATAGCTCCATAGATGATACAGCAGATGATATTTGGAAGATGCACAAACTGAGGCATCTGAATTTCAAGGTCATCCAATTACCTGCACATCCTGGGAAATATTGCAACTCTCTGGAAAATCTCAATTTCATATCAACCTTACACCCCAGTAGTTGTACTCAAGATATACTGAGCAGACTGCCTAATCTTCAAAGTGTTCGAATATATGGAAACTTGAGTTCATATCAATCTACGCTGTCCAAAAGCCTCTGTGAACCACTCAGTCTTGAATCATTGAAGCTGGTGAATGAAAGTGAGATCTCAAAGCTCTCATCAATTAAGCTGAGCGAGTATCAGTTTCCTCCACAACTGACCCAACTGAGCTTGTCAAATACTGAACTGAAGGATGATCCCATGCCATTACTGGAGAAACTACAACATCTTAAAATCCTCAAGCTGAAGCACAATTCTTACACTGGGAGAAAGCTGACTTGCGGCACTGGTGGTTTCCCAAAGCTCGAGGTTTTGCATCTGAAATCAATGCTGTGGCTAGAAGAGTGGACGCTGGATACAGAAGCCATGCCAAACCTCGAATGTTTAGTTATCAATCCTTGTGCTCACTTGAGAAAGCTTCCTGAAGAGCTATGGCACATTAAGACTTTCAACAAATTGGAATTCTGGTGGCCACGACTGGAGCTAAAGCAAAGACTGAAGGATTTTGAGGATTTAGAGCGATACAACATTCAGATATACCCCTATGGAGTTTGA
- the LOC123201764 gene encoding probable disease resistance protein RF45 produces MDVVVFSQRLQRLLAGDEGFLPEEVKEVLRKIQTDFERMTSFLTEHQHNLIGNFLFTYNSNPQIWDVKMQLIDYSHESDTAIDIILLNIMQHKSHIYGIELLRCLMHEGEEIASKLPQVNYSSPSSHRGVKVQRGERTLINNKPRLVGREVETKNLLDLLIEGDPSLSSISIISGVGADGKTALAAEVYNSNYVKNYFDCRAWIEVSFNYNILKILDDILKSVMPSSLWSDLIDKDCELKRNALRDFLTNKRYLIVLDDLWTYNSRNDFIQTLPDDHKGSRVLITTKIPEVGDNWDARHLEIWTLSQEDTWEMLLDRVFIKEVSRLELQPLIETLGKFCRGWPLAILCISGLLSEMDIQDLFLKLALHCDEAKKLKLPSPCWIPSYSYLNLPLNLRPCFLYFAVFPEGFEIFTWHLYQLWIAEGFIHDNSEATAEEYLKHLVHAGFVQVNKRTSGGRIKTCNIHGYIRDVLFIMAEMEKFIQVHLKIENKPPLKIYKRLSIHFDDSRFVPPEYSAPYLSSLLCLGSKSDNLAEIDCIYISENFKLLKVLDLGTLVLNHYPTGIQALFLLRYLKLNIPSLTRIPSQLCNNLLNLCTLVMPYTFIDNTTDDIWKMHKLRHLNFGLIKLPAHPWKYCNSLKNLNFISTLHPSSCTQDIPSRLPNLRSLQIYGNLNSYQSMLFKSLREPVNLESLKLVNKREISKPSPIILSKYQFPPRLTQLSLSNTELKDDPMPTLEKLQHLKILKLKHNPYSGRKLTCTSGGFPKLEVLHLKSMLWLEEWTMEAEAMPNLKCLVFNPCAFLRKLPEELWRIKTLNKLELWWPRPELKQRINDFEDVERYHIQIYPYGL; encoded by the coding sequence ATGGACGTTGTAGTATTTTCACAGAGGCTACAAAGGCTATTAGCAGGAGATGAAGGTTTTTTGCCGGAAGAAGTTAAAGAAGTGCTTCGGAAGATTCAAACTGATTTTGAACGCATGACTTCCTTCTTAACGGAACATCAACACAACCTTATTGGTAATTTCCTTTTTACGTATAATTCAAATCCACAAATCTGGGATGTCAAAATGCAACTGATCGACTATTCTCATGAATCTGATACGGCCATTGACATAATCTTGCTCAACATCATGCAACACAAGAGCCACATCTATGGAATTGAATTACTGAGGTGTCTCATGCACGAAGGTGAAGAGATTGCATCAAAGCTACCTCAAGTCAACTATTCTTCTCCTTCATCACACAGAGGAGTGAAGGTGCAGAGGGGGGAAAGGACGCTCATCAACAACAAACCCCGATTGGTGGGTCGTGAAGTAGAGACGAAGAATTTGTTAGATCTTTTGATTGAGGGGGACCCTTCACTTtcctcaatttcaattattagtGGAGTTGGTGCTGACGGGAAGACTGCACTCGCTGCGGAAGTTTACAACAGCAATTACGTAAAGAACTACTTTGACTGCCGGGCTTGGATTGAGGTATCTTTTAACTACAATATCCTCAAGATATTGGACGACATTTTGAAGTCTGTGATGCCTTCTTCATTATGGAGTGATCTTATAGATAAAGATTGTGAGTTAAAGAGAAATGCTCTTCGTGATTTCCTGACAAACAAAAGATACTTGATTGTGTTGGACGATCTCTGGACATATAATTCTCGGAATGATTTCATCCAGACTCTTCCTGATGATCATAAAGGAAGTAGAGTACTTATAACGACCAAAATTCCTGAAGTTGGTGATAACTGGGACGCCCGTCATCTTGAAATATGGACACTCTCTCAAGAAGACACTTGGGAGATGTTACTTGATAGGGTTTTTATCAAAGAGGTCAGTCGGCTTGAGCTACAGCCTCTGATAGAAACATTGGGAAAATTTTGTAGAGGGTGGCCTCTAGCCATCTTATGCATTTCAGGTTTGTTGTCAGAGATGGATATTCAAGATCTTTTCTTGAAGCTGGCTCTTCACTGTGATgaagcaaaaaaattaaaattgccaTCACCCTGTTGGATTCCGTCTTACTCTTACCTGAATCTACCTTTGAACTTGAGACcctgttttctttattttgctgTCTTTCCTGAAGGCTTTGAGATATTCACATGGCACTTGTATCAGCTTTGGATTGCTGAAGGTTTCATTCATGATAACAGTGAGGCAACTGCTGAGGAGTACTTGAAACACCTAGTACATGCGGGCTTTGTGCAAGTAAATAAGAGAACATCTGGAGGTAGaattaaaacatgcaacattCATGGTTATATCCGGGATGTTTTATTTATCATGGCTGAGATGGAGAAGTTTATCCAGGTTCatcttaaaattgaaaataagccGCCACTTAAAATATACAAACGGCTCTCTATTCATTTTGATGACAGCAGATTTGTTCCGCCAGAGTACTCTGCCCCATATCTCTCTTCTCTGTTGTGTCTTGGCTCGAAAAGCGACAATCTGGCCGAGATAGATTGCATTTACATTTCTGAAAACTTCAAACTCCTCAAGGTATTAGATTTGGGAACTCTGGTTCTAAACCATTATCCCACTGGAATACAAGCTTTATTTCTTCTGAGGTACTTAAAGTTGAATATTCCTTCCCTTACCAGAATTCCTTCACAGTTATGCAACAATCTTCTCAACCTGTGCACTTTGGTCATGCCATATACCTTCATAGATAATACAACAGATGATATTTGGAAGATGCACAAACTGAGGCATCTGAATTTCGGGCTCATCAAATTGCCTGCACATCCTTGGAAATATTGTAACTCtctgaaaaatctcaatttcatATCAACCTTACACCCCAGTAGTTGTACTCAAGATATACCAAGCAGACTGCCTAATCTTCGAAGTCTTCAAATTTATGGaaacttgaattcatatcaATCTATGCTGTTCAAAAGCCTCCGTGAACCAGTCAACCTTGAATCATTGAAGCTGGTGAATAAAAGAGAGATCTCAAAGCCCTCACCAATTATCCTGAGCAAGTATCAGTTTCCTCCACGACTAACCCAACTGAGCTTGTCAAATACTGAACTGAAGGATGATCCCATGCCAACATTGGAGAAACTACAGCATCTTAAAATCCTCAAGCTGAAGCACAATCCTTATTCTGGTAGAAAGCTGACTTGCACCTCTGGTGGTTTCCCAAAGCTCGAGGTTTTGCATCTGAAATCAATGCTGTGGCTAGAAGAGTGGACAATGGAAGCAGAAGCCATGCCAAACCTCAAATGTTTGGTTTTCAATCCTTGTGCTTTCTTGAGAAAGCTTCCTGAAGAGCTATGGCGCATTAAGACTCTCAATAAATTGGAACTATGGTGGCCACGACCGGAGCTAAAGCAAAGAATAAACGATTTTGAGGATGTGGAGAGATACCACATTCAAATATACCCATATGGACTCTGA